A region from the Wolbachia endosymbiont (group A) of Rhinocyllus conicus genome encodes:
- a CDS encoding triosephosphate isomerase: MSFLIVANWKMNGTRSSFVDFIGKLNNKNNEIASRLVICPPFTAFSDSIELSDNINIGAQNCHYKKSGSYTGEISAEMLKELGCTYVILGHSERANETDSEIKLKSEIAIESGLHPIICVGENSEDYKNEKTKEVIEYQCKKRLPTHGEYTVAYEPIWAIGTGHVPNNDAIAEVIEVIKLCTGKKHITYGGSVSSENIENLLNISNLSGVLIGSASLDFDHFYKIIQQVEKKFSLINSKISN, encoded by the coding sequence ATGTCCTTTTTAATAGTAGCAAATTGGAAGATGAATGGAACACGGTCTTCATTTGTTGACTTTATAGGCAAACTTAATAACAAGAACAATGAGATTGCTTCTAGACTAGTGATTTGTCCACCATTTACCGCATTTTCAGACAGTATAGAGTTGAGCGATAATATTAATATAGGAGCACAGAATTGCCATTATAAAAAATCTGGTTCTTACACAGGTGAAATTAGCGCAGAAATGTTAAAGGAATTAGGGTGTACTTACGTAATACTTGGGCATTCTGAAAGGGCTAACGAAACAGATAGTGAAATAAAACTTAAGTCGGAAATAGCAATAGAATCAGGCTTACACCCAATTATCTGTGTAGGTGAAAATTCAGAAGATTATAAGAATGAAAAAACAAAAGAAGTAATAGAATATCAATGCAAAAAACGTTTGCCAACACACGGTGAATATACCGTAGCATATGAGCCAATATGGGCAATAGGCACAGGTCATGTGCCAAATAATGATGCAATTGCTGAGGTGATAGAGGTAATAAAATTGTGTACTGGTAAAAAACACATTACATATGGTGGTTCAGTCAGTTCAGAAAATATAGAAAATTTGTTAAATATTTCAAATTTATCAGGAGTTTTAATTGGCAGTGCAAGCTTAGATTTCGATCACTTTTATAAAATCATACAACAAGTTGAAAAAAAGTTTTCTCTTATCAATTCTAAAATCAGCAACTAA
- the rsmA gene encoding 16S rRNA (adenine(1518)-N(6)/adenine(1519)-N(6))-dimethyltransferase RsmA, with product MRKFLLKPKKSLGQNFILSSEIIKRIVVLAGNLENFNVIEIGPGYGALTREILVHNPKSLLSIEKDRDLVKHHDQLLNEHQGKYRIIEADALHVIEEELIERPVKVIANLPYNISVVLFLKWLNNIKFFTNLTLMFQKEVADRITARPNSKDYGSLSVLSQLLCDIKKEFDIEPKEFFPRPKVHSSVITVNPLPTPKFAVNLETLTRLTRAVFAQRRKMLRNSLQNITNHAETVLENAKLSGNERPENLTIEQFCLLANNVECLFCKSPIAI from the coding sequence ATGAGAAAATTTTTACTGAAGCCAAAAAAGAGTCTAGGGCAAAATTTTATTTTATCGAGTGAGATAATAAAAAGAATAGTCGTTTTAGCTGGCAATCTAGAGAATTTTAACGTCATTGAGATTGGTCCTGGATATGGTGCATTAACAAGAGAAATATTGGTGCATAATCCAAAGTCTCTACTTTCTATAGAAAAAGATAGAGATTTAGTAAAACACCATGACCAACTGCTAAATGAGCATCAAGGAAAGTATAGAATTATAGAAGCGGATGCACTGCATGTTATAGAAGAAGAGCTGATAGAGCGCCCAGTCAAAGTTATTGCTAACTTGCCTTACAATATCTCGGTAGTGTTATTTTTAAAGTGGTTAAATAATATAAAATTTTTTACGAACTTGACATTAATGTTTCAAAAAGAGGTAGCAGATCGCATTACGGCAAGACCCAATTCTAAAGATTATGGTTCCTTATCAGTGCTAAGCCAGTTACTATGTGATATAAAAAAGGAATTTGATATTGAACCTAAAGAGTTTTTTCCAAGGCCAAAAGTACATTCTTCAGTAATTACAGTAAATCCTTTGCCTACCCCAAAGTTTGCAGTAAATTTGGAAACCTTAACAAGATTAACACGTGCCGTTTTTGCTCAAAGAAGAAAGATGCTGAGAAATAGCTTGCAAAATATAACGAACCACGCTGAAACTGTCCTTGAAAACGCTAAATTGAGTGGAAACGAACGTCCAGAAAACTTAACCATTGAGCAGTTTTGTTTGCTGGCAAATAATGTAGAATGCTTATTTTGCAAAAGCCCTATTGCAATTTAA
- the dprA gene encoding DNA-processing protein DprA produces the protein MKINKLNNKELEVWLSLARTIGPIKFFSILRTHGSLDEVLKYLNRVANNKVYGIQDAREEINNAERIGAKIIPACDPDYPDLLRNISSCPPVITAFGNISLLSREIIAIIGGRNSSMNGRNFASKLALDLSEAGFVIVSGLAKGIDTAANSVIYKNHPTIAVTASGIDVVYPKENFDLYKKITGNGGLVITELPFATKPKPQYFPQRNRIISGLSLGVVVIEASKRSGSLITADFALNQGREVFAVSGFPLDSRCSGSNYLIKNGAKLIESADDIIESVRFSLPPQQKNLFDVEHHSVNQKQEKLQQAKSVIVDHINSVPVDIDELILASGLSANIALMALLELELENKIERSPGNKISLIF, from the coding sequence ATGAAGATAAATAAATTGAACAACAAAGAATTAGAAGTATGGTTAAGCTTGGCTAGAACTATAGGACCAATAAAGTTTTTTAGTATACTAAGAACACATGGATCGCTAGATGAGGTGCTAAAATATCTCAATAGGGTGGCTAATAATAAGGTGTATGGCATTCAAGATGCACGAGAAGAAATCAATAATGCAGAAAGAATTGGAGCTAAAATTATACCCGCATGTGACCCAGATTACCCTGATCTTTTAAGAAATATCTCTAGTTGTCCTCCTGTAATAACTGCGTTTGGTAATATATCATTATTAAGCCGTGAGATAATTGCAATAATCGGTGGGCGCAACTCTTCGATGAATGGAAGAAATTTTGCCAGTAAACTAGCACTTGATTTAAGCGAAGCTGGTTTTGTTATCGTTTCTGGACTTGCAAAAGGAATCGATACCGCAGCAAACAGTGTAATATACAAAAATCATCCCACTATTGCTGTTACAGCAAGCGGAATTGATGTGGTGTATCCAAAAGAGAATTTTGATCTATACAAAAAAATCACTGGGAACGGTGGTTTAGTAATTACTGAGCTTCCATTTGCTACTAAACCAAAGCCTCAGTATTTTCCTCAAAGGAATCGAATTATATCTGGTCTATCGCTGGGTGTTGTAGTGATTGAAGCATCGAAACGTTCTGGCTCTCTAATAACAGCAGATTTTGCTTTAAATCAAGGGAGAGAGGTATTTGCAGTTTCTGGTTTCCCTTTAGATTCACGCTGTAGTGGTAGTAATTATTTAATTAAAAACGGTGCTAAGCTTATCGAGTCCGCTGATGACATAATAGAAAGTGTTAGGTTTAGTTTACCTCCGCAGCAAAAAAACCTATTTGATGTTGAGCACCATTCTGTTAACCAAAAACAAGAAAAATTACAACAGGCAAAATCTGTTATAGTTGATCATATTAACTCTGTACCTGTTGATATAGATGAACTTATATTAGCAAGCGGACTTTCTGCCAACATAGCTCTAATGGCCCTTTTAGAACTAGAGTTGGAAAACAAAATAGAGCGTTCACCGGGGAATAAAATATCGTTAATTTTCTAG
- a CDS encoding ferredoxin family protein, producing the protein MTHFVTDKCIKCKYTDCVEVCPVDCFYEGKNMLVINPDECIDCGVCIPECPVDAIVTDDSIKDILELDEELLSSEQKTFKLFYDINVEYSQKWPNITAKKQPLYTAEEYKEKKDKTAYFDENLE; encoded by the coding sequence ATGACGCATTTTGTTACAGATAAATGCATAAAATGTAAATATACGGACTGTGTGGAAGTATGTCCCGTTGACTGCTTCTATGAAGGTAAAAACATGCTCGTGATTAACCCAGATGAATGTATTGATTGCGGAGTGTGCATACCTGAGTGTCCAGTAGATGCAATTGTAACTGATGATTCCATAAAAGATATTTTAGAATTAGATGAAGAATTACTGAGCAGCGAACAAAAAACTTTCAAGTTATTTTACGATATAAATGTAGAATACTCACAAAAATGGCCAAACATTACAGCTAAAAAGCAACCTCTCTATACTGCAGAAGAGTATAAGGAAAAAAAGGATAAAACAGCTTATTTTGATGAAAATTTAGAGTAA
- the guaB gene encoding IMP dehydrogenase, translating into MKKMEACYSFDDILLLPAYSNILPCDADTKTYLTNNIELNIPLISSAMDTVTESGFAIAIAQHGGIGCIHKNLSIGEQVLEVRRVKKYESWIVYNPITISPDKTVAEAISLMREHNYSGIPVVDQLKLVGILTNRDVRFIEDQNMNVKVSEVMTKDKLVTVREQGVNSASAMKLLHENRIEKLLVVDENSCCIGLITVKDIEKYNRYPNSCKDSKGRLRVAAAIGTGKKDGIERCEALIGEEVDVVVVDTAHGHSENVINTIREIKKMYPNTQLIGGNIATKEAAEALIDAGVDAVKVGIGPGSICTTRIVTGVGVPQFSAIKNVAEACRARNVRLIADGGVKYSGDVAKAIAAGADSVMIGSIFAGTDESPGEIIMYKGRAYKGYRGMGSISAMKRGSASRYFQDKDSKLKLVPQGVEGRVPFKGPASGVIHQLIGGLQAAMGYTGNRNIEEMKKNCKFVTITASGLRESHAHDVVITQEAPNYAYQASNLSTDSE; encoded by the coding sequence ATGAAAAAAATGGAAGCTTGTTATTCGTTTGACGATATACTTCTTTTGCCAGCCTATTCTAATATATTGCCTTGCGATGCAGATACAAAAACTTATTTAACAAATAATATAGAACTAAATATCCCTCTCATATCCTCTGCAATGGATACTGTTACTGAATCGGGCTTTGCAATAGCTATTGCCCAACATGGAGGGATAGGTTGCATACATAAGAATTTATCAATAGGTGAACAAGTTTTAGAAGTAAGAAGGGTGAAAAAATATGAAAGCTGGATCGTGTATAACCCAATTACGATTTCACCGGATAAAACAGTTGCGGAAGCAATTTCATTAATGAGAGAGCACAATTATTCTGGCATTCCTGTAGTCGATCAACTCAAGTTAGTTGGAATTTTAACTAACCGAGATGTGAGGTTTATTGAAGACCAGAACATGAATGTAAAAGTTTCCGAAGTGATGACAAAAGATAAGTTAGTGACAGTGCGGGAGCAGGGAGTGAATAGTGCCTCAGCAATGAAATTGTTGCATGAAAATAGAATAGAAAAGCTTTTGGTCGTAGATGAAAATTCTTGTTGTATAGGTTTAATTACGGTTAAAGACATTGAAAAATACAATAGATACCCAAATTCATGTAAAGACAGTAAAGGGCGGCTCAGAGTTGCCGCTGCAATTGGCACTGGTAAAAAAGATGGTATAGAAAGATGTGAAGCTTTGATCGGAGAAGAAGTTGATGTAGTTGTTGTGGATACTGCTCACGGTCATTCCGAAAACGTTATCAATACCATTAGGGAAATAAAAAAGATGTATCCTAATACGCAATTAATTGGCGGAAACATTGCAACAAAGGAGGCTGCTGAAGCGTTGATTGATGCGGGTGTTGATGCAGTGAAGGTCGGAATAGGACCAGGATCAATCTGTACAACCAGAATAGTTACAGGTGTTGGTGTGCCACAATTCTCTGCAATCAAGAATGTTGCAGAGGCGTGTAGAGCAAGAAACGTCAGACTAATTGCTGATGGTGGGGTAAAATACTCAGGAGATGTTGCAAAAGCTATTGCAGCTGGTGCTGACTCTGTGATGATTGGTTCGATTTTTGCTGGCACTGACGAAAGCCCAGGTGAGATTATCATGTATAAGGGCAGAGCATATAAAGGCTATCGAGGAATGGGATCTATTAGTGCAATGAAACGAGGTTCAGCTAGCCGTTATTTTCAAGATAAAGATTCAAAACTAAAATTAGTTCCACAAGGAGTGGAAGGAAGAGTTCCATTCAAAGGTCCAGCTTCAGGAGTAATCCATCAGTTGATTGGCGGATTGCAAGCTGCAATGGGGTATACTGGTAATAGGAATATAGAAGAGATGAAAAAAAATTGTAAATTTGTTACTATTACTGCATCAGGATTAAGAGAGAGTCATGCTCATGATGTAGTCATTACACAAGAAGCTCCAAATTACGCTTATCAAGCGTCCAATTTGTCAACCGATTCAGAGTAG